One segment of Mycolicibacterium sp. YH-1 DNA contains the following:
- a CDS encoding BtpA/SgcQ family protein — translation MQWLNEMFGVSKPIIAMLHLGALPGDPAYDTASGMRKIVDDARRDLDALQSGGVDAVLISNEFSLPYLTKTEPITAIAMARVIGEIHDDIRVPYGANVLWDGIASIDLASATGASFVREIFTGVYASDFGMWDTNVGAAARHRRRVDATGVRLLFNVVPEATAYVADRDLASITRSTVFNARPDALVVSGLTAGAPTDSSALSTVKANAGDVPVFVNTGMRVDTAEQQLAIADGAVVGTAFKKDGIFENSADQKRVADLMAVVKDYRSSLAARPAAVTG, via the coding sequence ATGCAGTGGTTGAACGAGATGTTCGGCGTCAGTAAGCCCATCATCGCGATGCTCCACCTGGGGGCGCTGCCCGGCGACCCCGCGTACGACACCGCGAGTGGGATGCGCAAGATCGTCGACGACGCCCGTCGCGATCTGGATGCGCTGCAGTCGGGTGGTGTTGACGCAGTCCTGATCTCCAACGAGTTCAGCCTGCCGTACCTCACCAAGACCGAGCCCATCACCGCGATCGCGATGGCGCGGGTGATCGGTGAGATACATGACGACATCCGAGTTCCGTACGGCGCCAACGTCCTCTGGGACGGGATTGCGTCCATCGACCTCGCCTCGGCGACCGGGGCCTCGTTCGTCCGCGAGATCTTCACGGGCGTGTACGCGAGCGATTTCGGTATGTGGGACACCAACGTGGGTGCGGCGGCACGCCACCGCCGGCGCGTGGACGCAACCGGAGTTCGCTTGCTGTTCAACGTGGTTCCCGAGGCGACGGCCTATGTCGCCGACCGCGACCTGGCCTCGATCACCCGGTCGACGGTGTTCAATGCCCGGCCCGACGCGCTGGTGGTCTCCGGGCTGACGGCGGGTGCCCCGACTGACAGCTCGGCGCTGTCGACAGTCAAGGCCAACGCCGGCGACGTCCCGGTGTTCGTGAACACCGGTATGCGCGTCGACACCGCGGAGCAACAGCTCGCGATCGCCGACGGCGCCGTCGTGGGAACAGCTTTCAAGAAGGATGGCATCTTCGAGAACAGCGCCGACCAGAAGCGGGTCGCCGACCTCATGGCCGTGGTCAAGGATTACCGGAGCAGTCTCGCCGCGCGACCGGCCGCTGTAACGGGCTAG
- a CDS encoding class II aldolase/adducin family protein produces MRIRDEYRVAVVDGAWRMVDLGLTTGLDSGDISVFDRENGLIYALPSPSARLPIRTWKDVRYEDIAIVDEHGNLQPESMTDPTVELPMHLSIYRARPEVNAIVHTHAEDSQVFAAAERDIPTATIDSYTRAGFGPIRCGKFGIVASDELGANMVAALGAQSKAALMSRHGAVALGVDIADALFTATVIEKAARQAMKVIALGHEPEQLTLYHIFDRETAGDIEAGRVHLDTQTVTVQQLA; encoded by the coding sequence ATGCGCATACGAGACGAGTACCGGGTGGCCGTCGTGGACGGTGCCTGGCGGATGGTGGATCTCGGTCTCACCACAGGCCTGGATTCAGGCGACATCTCGGTCTTCGACCGTGAGAACGGGCTGATCTACGCGTTGCCGTCGCCCTCGGCCCGGCTTCCGATCAGGACGTGGAAGGACGTGCGGTACGAGGACATCGCGATCGTGGATGAGCACGGCAACCTGCAGCCCGAGTCGATGACGGATCCGACTGTAGAACTGCCGATGCACCTGTCGATCTATCGCGCGCGTCCCGAAGTGAACGCCATTGTGCACACCCATGCAGAGGATTCGCAGGTGTTCGCTGCGGCAGAGCGCGATATCCCCACGGCCACAATCGATTCCTACACGCGGGCCGGCTTCGGTCCGATCCGCTGCGGCAAGTTCGGCATCGTGGCGTCGGACGAGCTCGGCGCCAATATGGTGGCGGCGCTTGGGGCGCAGAGCAAGGCCGCGCTGATGTCGCGGCATGGTGCTGTTGCTCTCGGTGTCGACATCGCGGATGCCCTGTTCACCGCGACCGTCATCGAGAAGGCCGCACGCCAGGCGATGAAGGTGATCGCACTTGGCCACGAACCCGAGCAACTCACCCTTTACCACATTTTCGATCGTGAGACGGCCGGTGACATTGAGGCAGGTCGCGTGCATCTCGACACGCAGACCGTCACCGTCCAGCAACTCGCCTAA
- a CDS encoding FGGY-family carbohydrate kinase — translation MPRTYYIGVDVGSTGTKTVILERTDGIVAQANFESPMFSEGPAYAEADAAVWIRNTVSGIKQVLADSGVDPAAVAAIATTGMVPAVVCLDSELAPVRRPILQNDARATDEITELSAVLDGSDMLARTGSALTQQSVAPTLMWLSRHEPEAFSRTKHVVGSYDYLLIALGAPVHVEQNWALESGLFTIDGAPYDAGIDAAKLNRDLLSNPVRPGTKVGTISGKLAAETGLDPRTALVVGGADHVLSAYAAGVDSPGDWLIKLGGAGDILTACDTPVVDERLYLDAHPRPGVWLPNGCMATSGSLIRWFQTLIGGTALAELDEEAAGRRPASLLCLPYFLGEKSPIHDPELRGAFVGLELQHTRADMYRAVLEAIAFGFRHNVEAMTGAGITLNAQASVTNGGSKSTLWKQIHADVLNTELLPVRDHPGASLGAAILAGVGAGDLTVDDSSRFLSIDPTFTPDPHRVGVYDEAYRLWRQTGDALAPVSHALAQRRPVA, via the coding sequence TTGCCGCGCACGTACTACATCGGGGTGGATGTCGGCTCGACCGGCACCAAGACCGTCATCTTGGAGCGCACCGACGGGATCGTGGCTCAGGCCAATTTCGAATCGCCGATGTTCTCCGAGGGCCCGGCGTATGCCGAGGCGGACGCCGCGGTGTGGATTCGGAACACCGTGAGCGGTATCAAGCAGGTTCTCGCCGACTCCGGCGTCGACCCTGCCGCGGTGGCTGCCATCGCCACCACGGGAATGGTTCCAGCGGTGGTGTGCCTGGACTCTGAGCTAGCGCCGGTGCGACGCCCGATTCTTCAGAACGACGCCCGCGCGACCGACGAAATTACGGAACTGTCAGCGGTTCTCGACGGTTCGGACATGCTCGCGCGAACAGGCTCGGCCCTCACTCAGCAGTCGGTGGCTCCGACCCTGATGTGGCTCAGTCGGCACGAGCCCGAAGCCTTCTCTCGGACAAAGCATGTCGTTGGCTCCTATGACTACCTGCTGATTGCGCTTGGCGCGCCGGTACATGTTGAGCAGAACTGGGCGCTGGAATCTGGCCTGTTCACCATCGACGGTGCGCCCTATGACGCGGGAATCGACGCCGCGAAACTGAACCGCGACCTACTCAGCAATCCGGTGCGACCGGGTACCAAGGTCGGAACCATCTCCGGAAAGCTCGCAGCCGAAACCGGTTTGGACCCTCGAACGGCGCTGGTGGTCGGCGGTGCGGACCACGTGCTGTCGGCGTATGCCGCGGGCGTGGACAGTCCGGGCGACTGGCTGATCAAGCTTGGTGGCGCAGGCGACATCCTGACGGCCTGCGACACCCCGGTCGTCGATGAACGGCTCTACCTCGACGCGCATCCGCGGCCCGGTGTGTGGCTGCCCAACGGGTGCATGGCCACCAGCGGCAGCCTGATCCGCTGGTTCCAAACACTTATCGGCGGCACGGCGCTCGCCGAGCTCGATGAGGAGGCCGCCGGTCGCCGCCCCGCGTCACTGCTGTGTCTGCCCTACTTCCTCGGTGAGAAGTCACCGATTCACGACCCGGAACTTCGCGGCGCGTTCGTCGGTCTCGAACTCCAACACACTCGGGCCGATATGTACCGGGCCGTGCTGGAAGCCATAGCCTTCGGATTCCGGCACAACGTCGAGGCGATGACCGGCGCAGGCATCACCCTGAATGCGCAGGCCAGCGTCACCAACGGCGGCAGCAAGTCGACACTGTGGAAACAGATTCACGCCGACGTGCTCAACACCGAGTTGCTGCCCGTGCGTGACCATCCCGGAGCGTCGCTCGGTGCGGCGATCCTGGCCGGCGTCGGGGCGGGGGACCTGACCGTCGACGACTCCTCGCGCTTCCTGAGCATCGACCCCACCTTCACCCCGGATCCGCACCGGGTTGGCGTCTACGACGAGGCGTATCGGTTGTGGCGGCAGACGGGTGACGCTCTGGCTCCGGTGTCGCATGCGCTGGCTCAACGCCGGCCGGTCGCCTGA
- a CDS encoding inositol monophosphatase family protein, whose product MATNLESLDIAELLDVALAAARAGAAVLQDGARGALRVDVKGEQGNLVTDVDVAAERAVRDVLLARRPADQVTGEELPEFDGGGALVRWSIDPLDGTTNFTRRIPYYATSVGAVGTDGTWLVGAVVAPALDKTYFGSVGGGSWLADQDGVRRLTGPTGETGARLLGMGYSYSEEIRASQFAMTADLMAGYTDSRALGSAALAVCAVAEGALDGYVETDLAEYDWAAGAVIAEQAGLRVTRPTANSSALRIET is encoded by the coding sequence ATGGCAACGAATTTGGAATCCTTGGACATCGCCGAGCTGTTGGATGTCGCGTTGGCGGCGGCCCGCGCGGGTGCGGCGGTGCTCCAAGACGGGGCGCGGGGCGCGCTGCGGGTGGACGTCAAGGGCGAACAGGGCAACCTGGTCACCGACGTGGATGTGGCTGCAGAACGTGCCGTGCGTGACGTGCTTCTGGCACGACGACCTGCAGATCAGGTGACCGGTGAGGAGCTTCCCGAGTTCGACGGTGGTGGGGCGCTAGTGCGCTGGTCGATCGATCCGTTGGACGGCACCACGAACTTCACCCGGCGGATTCCCTACTACGCCACGTCGGTGGGTGCCGTCGGCACGGACGGCACCTGGCTCGTCGGCGCGGTGGTGGCTCCCGCGCTGGACAAGACCTATTTCGGCTCCGTTGGTGGTGGTTCTTGGCTCGCCGATCAGGACGGCGTCCGCAGGCTGACCGGCCCAACGGGCGAGACCGGGGCGAGGCTGCTCGGGATGGGTTACTCATACTCGGAGGAGATCCGGGCGTCGCAATTCGCGATGACAGCGGACTTGATGGCTGGTTACACCGATTCGCGGGCGCTGGGGTCGGCCGCGCTTGCGGTTTGCGCGGTGGCCGAAGGTGCACTTGACGGCTATGTCGAGACCGATCTGGCGGAGTACGACTGGGCCGCCGGGGCCGTCATCGCCGAGCAGGCTGGACTCCGGGTTACTCGGCCGACAGCAAACTCCTCGGCGCTCCGCATCGAGACCTGA
- a CDS encoding DeoR/GlpR family DNA-binding transcription regulator, whose product MNVEERRARIQQRLISEGEVDYATLATMLDVSEMTIRRDIEVLESQGVVRRVIGGAISFNGKSEEPAFEARVEQAAHEKAHIAKAAVTLLGRHETVILDSGSTALAVARVIRGRDLGLTVITPSMLAALELVDEPNTTIYLTGGRLRPGELSLIGADAEATYRRYNCDTYVMGVAGVDAKRGLTDYHGEESNVKRTAMESADRVILVVDSLKLGRVQLVNIAPLAAAHTIVTDGPSDHPVLEAARQQGVEVVLC is encoded by the coding sequence GTGAACGTCGAGGAGCGGCGAGCGCGCATCCAACAGCGCCTGATCTCCGAGGGTGAAGTCGACTACGCAACCCTGGCCACGATGCTCGACGTGTCGGAGATGACGATCCGTCGCGACATCGAAGTGCTCGAGTCCCAGGGCGTGGTCCGCCGGGTCATCGGCGGCGCGATCTCGTTCAACGGTAAATCTGAGGAACCGGCCTTCGAGGCCCGCGTCGAGCAGGCCGCACACGAGAAGGCCCATATCGCCAAAGCCGCGGTGACCCTGCTGGGGCGCCATGAGACCGTCATCCTCGACAGCGGCAGTACGGCGCTGGCCGTCGCTCGAGTCATCCGGGGACGCGACCTCGGCCTAACGGTCATCACGCCGAGCATGCTGGCCGCACTCGAACTCGTCGACGAGCCGAACACCACGATCTACCTGACCGGCGGTCGTCTCCGCCCGGGAGAGTTGAGCCTCATCGGCGCAGACGCCGAGGCGACCTACCGGCGCTACAACTGCGACACCTATGTGATGGGCGTGGCTGGCGTGGACGCCAAGCGCGGGCTGACCGACTATCACGGCGAGGAAAGCAACGTGAAGCGCACCGCGATGGAGTCGGCGGACCGGGTGATCCTCGTGGTCGACTCCCTCAAGCTCGGCCGCGTTCAGTTGGTGAACATCGCACCCCTCGCAGCGGCTCACACCATCGTCACCGACGGGCCCTCCGATCATCCCGTGCTGGAGGCCGCACGTCAGCAGGGCGTCGAGGTCGTGCTCTGTTGA
- a CDS encoding SDR family NAD(P)-dependent oxidoreductase — translation MTKTVVVTGAGSGIGKAMVTELAKRDWRVVVTDVDPDAARDSCASLDRSSGQEHEHAKLDVTSPEDAARVAEDVADRLGLDAWVSNAGISFMQSFLDMPLDRVDRTFEVNLKGVFVCGQAAARAMVRTGKKGAIVNTASMAGKAGNVPYLADYVASKFGVVGLTQAMAHELAAHGITVNSICPGFVATPMQERELEWEASLRGCTPEEVKQMWIAATPLGRLELPEDIAKAVAFLVSDDAGFITGEALAVNGGAYMD, via the coding sequence ATGACGAAAACCGTAGTAGTCACCGGAGCCGGGTCAGGCATCGGCAAGGCAATGGTGACCGAGCTGGCCAAGCGCGACTGGCGTGTGGTGGTCACCGATGTCGACCCCGACGCGGCCCGGGACAGTTGTGCGAGCCTCGACCGCAGCAGCGGCCAGGAACACGAACACGCCAAGCTCGATGTCACGAGTCCCGAGGACGCCGCGCGGGTCGCCGAGGACGTCGCCGATCGGCTCGGGCTCGATGCCTGGGTCAGCAACGCCGGAATCTCGTTCATGCAGTCATTTCTCGACATGCCGCTGGACCGCGTCGACCGTACATTCGAGGTCAACCTCAAGGGCGTGTTCGTCTGTGGACAGGCCGCCGCGCGGGCCATGGTGCGCACCGGAAAGAAGGGCGCGATCGTCAACACCGCGTCGATGGCCGGTAAGGCGGGCAACGTGCCCTACCTCGCCGACTACGTCGCATCGAAGTTCGGGGTCGTCGGCCTGACCCAGGCCATGGCCCATGAGCTCGCCGCCCACGGCATCACCGTCAACAGCATCTGTCCCGGCTTCGTCGCGACGCCCATGCAGGAACGCGAACTCGAGTGGGAGGCCTCGCTGCGCGGGTGCACGCCCGAGGAGGTCAAGCAGATGTGGATCGCCGCCACACCGCTCGGGCGCCTCGAACTGCCCGAGGACATCGCCAAGGCCGTGGCGTTCCTGGTCTCCGACGACGCCGGGTTCATCACCGGGGAGGCTCTCGCCGTCAACGGCGGCGCATACATGGACTGA
- a CDS encoding ABC transporter substrate-binding protein: MSIKRWGAVASALLGTVVLTLAGCSSPSESNSGTGAGDIPSDTKGTVRILMEDEHDTEVVEGLLDGFKKAYPNINLDIEKLAYDSMRDKLVASFQSPQPTYDLIMVDNPWMDDFVDAGFLQPLQDRINTTTDYDYDDFYQSMRDITEVDGVAYGVPMYNYGMGYIYRDDLLQQTGLPVPTTLDELVTTVDKLTTPEHAGIAHSPQRGYKILEEWSNWLLAAGGHMFDKDGKPTINTPEAHRALEVYIETLKKNSPPNSANWAQDETIRSLSTGGSASIVGYNWLLSSLNKSDDGALRGKFALAPMPGGRSSLGLWSWAIPANSGDSDAAWAFTSWVTSKDVEKERVIAGGAPIRQSAVNDPEVRSKGLGEGYFTALNEILANSEPIAQGANAEQLIQEVGTQLNEAVIGAKSIDQALADAQTAAEEISGRK; encoded by the coding sequence ATGTCGATCAAGAGGTGGGGCGCCGTTGCCTCAGCCCTGTTGGGGACGGTGGTGTTGACACTCGCAGGCTGCTCGAGCCCCAGCGAGAGCAACAGCGGCACCGGCGCCGGAGACATCCCGTCCGACACCAAGGGCACCGTGCGGATCCTCATGGAGGACGAGCACGACACCGAGGTCGTCGAGGGCCTGCTCGACGGTTTCAAGAAGGCCTATCCCAACATCAATCTCGACATCGAGAAGCTCGCCTACGACTCGATGCGCGACAAGCTGGTGGCGTCGTTCCAGTCGCCGCAGCCGACCTACGACTTGATCATGGTCGACAACCCGTGGATGGACGACTTCGTCGATGCCGGCTTCCTGCAACCGCTTCAGGACCGCATCAACACGACAACGGACTATGACTACGACGACTTCTACCAGTCGATGCGCGACATCACCGAGGTAGACGGGGTCGCCTACGGCGTGCCGATGTACAACTACGGCATGGGGTACATCTACCGAGATGACCTCCTGCAGCAGACCGGCCTGCCGGTTCCGACCACACTGGACGAACTCGTCACCACAGTCGACAAGCTCACGACACCTGAACATGCCGGGATCGCGCACAGCCCGCAGCGGGGCTACAAGATCCTCGAAGAATGGTCGAACTGGCTGCTGGCGGCCGGCGGGCACATGTTCGACAAGGACGGCAAGCCGACCATCAACACGCCCGAGGCGCATCGCGCACTCGAGGTCTACATCGAGACACTGAAGAAGAACTCGCCCCCCAACAGCGCAAACTGGGCCCAGGACGAGACGATTCGCTCACTGTCCACCGGTGGCTCCGCCTCGATCGTGGGCTACAACTGGCTGCTGTCGAGCCTGAACAAGTCCGACGACGGCGCGCTGCGCGGCAAGTTCGCACTGGCCCCGATGCCGGGCGGACGCAGCTCGCTGGGACTGTGGTCGTGGGCCATCCCGGCCAACTCGGGCGACTCGGACGCCGCGTGGGCCTTCACCTCCTGGGTGACGTCCAAGGACGTCGAGAAGGAGCGCGTGATCGCCGGCGGCGCACCGATCCGCCAAAGCGCGGTCAACGATCCCGAGGTGCGTAGCAAGGGTCTTGGCGAGGGCTACTTCACGGCCCTCAACGAAATCCTCGCCAACTCCGAGCCAATCGCGCAGGGAGCAAACGCCGAACAGCTGATCCAGGAAGTCGGAACCCAGCTCAACGAAGCAGTCATCGGAGCCAAGAGCATTGATCAGGCTCTGGCCGACGCACAGACTGCTGCCGAGGAAATCTCGGGTCGCAAGTAG